Proteins from one uncultured Cohaesibacter sp. genomic window:
- a CDS encoding formimidoylglutamate deiminase: MKIYAEKALQPNGWQNDALVSIGADGKIAQIESNVDAARANEAESRVDILLPAPTNLHSHAFQRAMAGMSEKRGPEPLDTFWTWRQIMYRFLDILTPDDIEAITSFVQMEMLEAGYACNAEFHYVHHQADGTPYDNLAELSERVVSAAETSGIGLTLLPVLYQYGGCDLRPLGAGQIRFGNDFERFARLHEGASKAVARLGGDSLIGVAPHSLRAVAPDALASCVALAGERPLHMHLAEQVKEVEEVEAAWGKRPVDWLLGAHDVAPNWCLIHCTQMSDDETDALAATGAVAGLCPMTESSLGDGIFNGVRYLAKGGKLGLGSDSNIRISLSEELRTLEYSQRLRDRCRASVATAERSTGRVLYDAVVTGGAQAAGRAAGALAEGLYADLLALDASSVMLDGCAGDEILDSWIFAGDDRLITDVWSAGRHLVIDGKHTRGEEIRARYIQVMRRLRQEF; encoded by the coding sequence ATGAAAATTTATGCAGAAAAGGCGTTGCAGCCGAATGGCTGGCAGAATGATGCTCTGGTGTCGATTGGCGCGGATGGCAAGATAGCACAGATCGAGAGCAATGTTGACGCCGCGCGCGCAAACGAGGCTGAGAGCAGAGTGGATATTCTGTTGCCTGCGCCGACCAATCTGCACAGCCACGCCTTCCAGCGCGCCATGGCTGGGATGAGCGAAAAACGCGGTCCCGAACCGCTCGATACCTTCTGGACCTGGCGCCAGATCATGTACCGCTTTCTTGATATCCTGACGCCAGACGATATTGAAGCCATCACGAGCTTTGTGCAGATGGAAATGCTGGAAGCGGGCTATGCCTGCAACGCCGAATTCCATTATGTGCATCATCAAGCGGACGGGACGCCCTATGACAATCTGGCCGAACTGTCCGAGCGCGTGGTTTCTGCCGCTGAGACATCCGGCATCGGACTGACGCTGCTGCCTGTGCTTTATCAATATGGCGGCTGCGACCTGCGGCCTCTCGGAGCTGGGCAGATCCGGTTTGGCAATGATTTTGAGCGCTTTGCACGGCTGCATGAAGGAGCTTCAAAGGCTGTGGCGCGTCTTGGGGGCGATAGCCTCATCGGTGTTGCGCCCCATTCCTTGCGGGCTGTTGCACCCGATGCGCTGGCCTCTTGCGTGGCCTTGGCAGGAGAACGCCCGCTGCATATGCATTTGGCCGAGCAGGTCAAGGAAGTGGAAGAGGTGGAAGCTGCCTGGGGTAAGCGCCCTGTCGACTGGCTGCTTGGTGCCCATGATGTGGCGCCGAACTGGTGTCTTATCCATTGCACACAGATGAGCGATGATGAAACAGACGCGCTTGCGGCGACCGGTGCCGTTGCCGGACTTTGTCCGATGACTGAATCCAGCCTTGGCGACGGTATCTTCAATGGCGTGCGCTATCTGGCCAAGGGCGGCAAGCTGGGGCTCGGGTCGGATTCCAATATCCGCATTTCCCTGTCTGAAGAATTGAGAACGCTGGAATATTCGCAGCGTTTGCGGGATCGTTGTCGGGCGAGTGTGGCCACAGCGGAGCGCTCCACAGGGCGGGTGCTGTATGATGCGGTCGTAACCGGTGGGGCCCAGGCTGCTGGTCGCGCTGCCGGAGCGCTTGCCGAGGGGCTCTATGCAGACCTGCTGGCGCTTGATGCATCATCCGTGATGCTGGATGGCTGCGCGGGGGACGAAATTCTGGATAGCTGGATTTTTGCTGGCGATGATCGTTTGATAACAGATGTCTGGTCTGCGGGGCGGCATTTGGTTATAGATGGAAAACATACTAGGGGAGAAGAGATTCGCGCACGCTATATCCAGGTAATGAGACGACTGAGGCAGGAATTTTGA
- the hutI gene encoding imidazolonepropionase, giving the protein MVTGAEPYGLIPDGALAIENETIAYCGPLATLPEDMKDWPSRDVDGALVTPALVDCHTHIVFGGNRAREFEMRLEGATYEEIARAGGGIVSTVTATRAANEDALLASALPRVDTLIAEGVTTLEIKSGYGLDIESELKMLRVAKRIAKERPVTVRTSYLGAHAVPADYKGKQDLYLDEVCLPALKQAHEEGLVDAVDGFCEGIAFSPEQIARVFEAAKALGLPVKLHAEQLSNLGGAALAAKFGALSSDHLEHLDEAGVKAMAEADTVAVLLPGAFYTLRETQSPPVDLLRKHGVSMAISTDCNPGTSPLTSLLLTINMACTLFRLTPEEALSGVTRNAAKALGLADRGTLQKGLRADIAIWNAAHPAELAYRIGFNPLKDRIWGGA; this is encoded by the coding sequence ATGGTAACAGGCGCGGAGCCCTATGGCCTCATTCCCGATGGAGCGCTCGCCATAGAGAACGAGACAATCGCCTATTGCGGCCCGCTTGCCACTCTTCCAGAAGACATGAAGGACTGGCCAAGCCGCGACGTGGATGGCGCATTGGTTACACCCGCTCTGGTCGATTGCCACACGCACATTGTTTTCGGGGGCAATCGCGCGCGCGAATTTGAAATGCGGCTTGAAGGGGCAACCTATGAAGAGATTGCCCGTGCAGGTGGCGGCATTGTTTCCACTGTAACGGCCACTCGCGCAGCCAACGAAGACGCACTGCTTGCCAGTGCCCTGCCCCGCGTTGATACCTTGATCGCTGAAGGCGTCACCACCCTTGAAATCAAATCCGGTTATGGCCTCGACATCGAGAGCGAACTAAAAATGCTGCGCGTTGCCAAGCGTATCGCCAAGGAGCGTCCGGTCACCGTGCGCACCAGCTATCTTGGCGCCCATGCCGTACCTGCCGATTATAAAGGCAAGCAGGATCTCTATCTTGATGAGGTTTGTCTGCCAGCCCTCAAACAGGCCCATGAAGAGGGACTTGTGGATGCGGTTGATGGCTTCTGTGAAGGCATCGCCTTCTCACCTGAGCAGATTGCTCGTGTATTTGAAGCGGCCAAGGCACTCGGCCTGCCGGTCAAGCTCCATGCCGAACAGCTCTCCAATCTGGGTGGTGCAGCGCTTGCTGCCAAATTCGGCGCACTTTCCTCCGATCATCTGGAACATCTCGATGAAGCTGGCGTAAAAGCCATGGCCGAGGCCGATACGGTTGCCGTTTTGCTGCCCGGTGCCTTTTACACCCTGCGCGAAACCCAGAGCCCGCCGGTTGACCTGTTGCGCAAGCATGGCGTCTCCATGGCCATCTCGACAGATTGCAATCCGGGCACATCGCCGCTCACATCCCTTCTGCTGACCATCAACATGGCCTGCACCCTTTTCCGCCTGACGCCAGAAGAAGCGCTCAGCGGAGTCACCCGCAACGCAGCCAAGGCCCTCGGCCTTGCCGATCGGGGCACGTTGCAAAAAGGCCTTCGTGCCGATATCGCCATCTGGAATGCCGCTCATCCGGCAGAGCTGGCCTATCGCATCGGCTTCAACCCGCTAAAAGATCGCATCTGGGGAGGTGCATAA
- a CDS encoding SDR family oxidoreductase: MDRLAMGWQGQVLKYSAFLDKRNFLAPVPDNEAPRQDVREEKAVAPAGKAMIVGVSSRRSIGFGIAEHLADHGWNTVVTTRRKDKFMHISQRHEVRELDYQGSFDDLDDLNDVTGLVYCIAKSNVTTTKGLLGTSRDEFLQTMSDSCYSYIAVIDEALKRNPNIKSIVGLSFLGGEKVIPGYDAIGVAKAALEQTNRILACELGDRGIRANIVSAGSLRTPASRVLPDFSKVHSILSRRSFLRRPVTTEEIAGSVEFLLSDASGGMTGEVIYVNGGLNHSMML; encoded by the coding sequence GTGGATCGATTGGCGATGGGTTGGCAAGGACAAGTCCTGAAATATAGTGCATTTCTCGACAAACGGAATTTTTTGGCTCCGGTGCCCGATAATGAGGCGCCGAGACAGGACGTGCGCGAGGAAAAGGCTGTGGCTCCTGCCGGCAAGGCCATGATCGTGGGTGTCAGCTCGCGGCGTTCCATCGGCTTCGGTATTGCTGAACATCTGGCTGACCATGGTTGGAATACCGTGGTAACGACGCGTCGCAAAGACAAGTTCATGCATATTTCCCAGCGCCATGAGGTGCGTGAGCTCGATTATCAGGGGTCTTTTGATGATCTGGATGATCTCAATGATGTGACCGGTCTTGTCTATTGCATCGCCAAGTCGAATGTAACGACGACCAAGGGTCTGCTTGGCACCAGCCGCGATGAATTTTTACAGACGATGAGCGATAGCTGCTATTCCTACATTGCCGTGATCGATGAAGCGCTCAAGCGCAATCCCAATATCAAGTCGATTGTCGGGCTGTCTTTCCTCGGTGGGGAGAAGGTCATTCCCGGCTATGATGCGATCGGGGTGGCCAAGGCTGCGCTTGAACAGACCAACCGTATTCTTGCCTGTGAGCTTGGAGATCGCGGTATTCGCGCCAATATCGTGTCAGCCGGTTCCCTGCGCACGCCAGCCTCGCGCGTGTTGCCTGATTTCAGCAAGGTGCATTCTATCTTGAGCCGTCGGTCCTTCCTGCGGCGTCCGGTGACCACTGAAGAGATTGCGGGTAGCGTGGAGTTTCTGCTGAGCGATGCCTCGGGCGGGATGACCGGCGAGGTGATTTATGTGAATGGTGGCCTCAACCATTCCATGATGCTCTGA
- the fabV gene encoding enoyl-ACP reductase FabV, with protein sequence MIIHPVIKGQVAKSCHPVGCGQAVAEQIAYVRRAPQIAKGPRKVLVLGASSGFGLASRISLAFGGARADTIGVAFERGPSDKGVGSAGWYNLIHFSHMARKEGLVARNFVGDAFAPDMRAKVADYIRNEFGGSVDLVVYSLATGARPDPETGELVRSTIKPIGSATRGYTINLEKDCLEEQCLEPATEQEIEDTVKVMGGEDWQSWISFLKGQGLLAEGCETLAFSYIGPERTYDIYHHGTLGRAKADLHQTADRIDAALKAQKGQAHVVVCKALVTKASVFIPGLSPYLLALFRVMKEMGLHEGCIEQMQRLYADTLYRADGAIPVDAERLVRIDDREQRADVQERVAALLDKMTPETFRSIGDYEGYKGDFMKLNGFGLESVDYEADVDLDRYRME encoded by the coding sequence ATGATTATTCATCCCGTTATCAAAGGGCAGGTTGCCAAATCCTGCCACCCGGTTGGCTGTGGCCAGGCGGTCGCTGAACAGATTGCCTATGTGAGACGCGCCCCGCAAATTGCCAAAGGGCCACGCAAGGTTCTGGTGTTGGGGGCGTCTTCGGGCTTCGGGCTTGCTTCGCGGATCTCATTGGCCTTTGGCGGAGCACGGGCCGATACCATCGGCGTCGCCTTCGAGCGCGGGCCTTCGGACAAGGGCGTCGGCTCGGCAGGTTGGTATAATCTCATTCATTTCAGTCACATGGCCCGCAAGGAAGGGCTGGTCGCGCGCAATTTTGTTGGCGACGCCTTTGCGCCGGACATGCGGGCGAAAGTCGCGGACTATATTCGCAATGAATTTGGTGGTTCGGTGGATCTGGTGGTCTATTCTCTGGCCACCGGAGCAAGGCCCGATCCGGAAACGGGTGAACTCGTGCGCTCCACTATCAAGCCGATAGGGTCTGCAACGCGCGGCTATACCATCAATCTGGAAAAGGATTGTCTGGAAGAGCAATGTCTGGAGCCTGCGACAGAGCAGGAGATCGAGGATACCGTCAAGGTGATGGGCGGCGAGGACTGGCAAAGCTGGATCTCGTTTCTGAAAGGGCAAGGTCTGCTCGCGGAAGGCTGTGAAACGCTGGCCTTTTCCTATATCGGGCCGGAACGCACTTATGACATCTACCATCATGGCACGCTCGGGCGGGCCAAGGCTGATCTGCATCAGACTGCAGACCGGATTGATGCGGCGCTGAAGGCGCAAAAAGGGCAGGCTCATGTGGTTGTCTGCAAGGCTCTGGTGACAAAGGCCAGCGTGTTTATTCCCGGTCTGTCGCCCTATCTGCTGGCACTGTTTCGCGTGATGAAGGAAATGGGGCTGCATGAGGGCTGCATCGAGCAGATGCAGCGGCTTTATGCGGACACACTCTACCGCGCAGATGGCGCCATTCCGGTCGATGCCGAGCGGTTGGTGCGAATTGACGACAGGGAGCAGCGCGCCGATGTGCAGGAGAGGGTTGCCGCGCTTCTGGACAAGATGACGCCGGAGACCTTCCGCTCCATCGGTGATTATGAAGGCTACAAGGGGGACTTCATGAAGCTCAACGGCTTCGGACTGGAGAGCGTCGACTATGAGGCGGATGTGGATCTTGACCGCTACAGGATGGAATAA
- a CDS encoding zinc ribbon domain-containing protein YjdM has translation MSELPPCPQCGSTYTYEDGALLICPECAHEWSLTQAAEEEGEEIVRDANGTPLADGDTVTVIKDLKIKGTNDVVKVGTKVKNIRVVGGDHDIDCRIPGIGPMGLKSEFIKKVND, from the coding sequence ATGAGCGAACTACCACCCTGCCCGCAATGCGGCAGCACCTACACCTATGAAGACGGCGCCCTGCTGATCTGCCCTGAATGTGCCCACGAGTGGTCGCTCACACAGGCGGCAGAAGAAGAAGGCGAAGAGATTGTGCGCGATGCAAACGGCACCCCTCTTGCCGATGGTGATACCGTCACCGTCATCAAGGATCTCAAGATCAAGGGCACCAACGATGTCGTCAAGGTCGGCACCAAGGTGAAGAATATCCGCGTCGTTGGCGGCGACCATGATATCGACTGCCGCATTCCGGGCATCGGCCCGATGGGGTTGAAATCAGAATTCATCAAGAAGGTGAATGACTAA
- a CDS encoding GntR family transcriptional regulator — protein sequence MSEKTKESTSWTQIREEVLRRINERVWQPGEIIPNESELAEEFHCARTTVNRALRELATSGIVTRKRKAGTRVAVNPPHKAILTIPIIREEVEAKGAFYRQNLLIRENRSLPAFLAGAFRVGDDTPLLYTETVHFSDNQPFIYEERYTSLDAVPDFEAADLEKVTANEWLVQNAPYSGGDASFFAVSADAKLARAFDIPIGGALFATERNTWFAEKPITHVRLVYHPGYRMRTSF from the coding sequence TTGAGCGAAAAGACAAAAGAGAGTACCAGTTGGACTCAGATCAGAGAAGAAGTGCTTCGGCGTATCAATGAACGCGTTTGGCAACCCGGTGAGATCATTCCCAATGAGTCAGAGCTGGCCGAGGAATTCCACTGCGCCAGAACGACGGTCAACCGTGCCCTTCGAGAGTTGGCGACATCAGGCATCGTGACGCGCAAGCGCAAGGCGGGCACTCGGGTTGCCGTCAATCCGCCACACAAGGCAATCCTGACCATTCCGATCATTCGCGAGGAAGTCGAGGCCAAGGGCGCATTCTATCGGCAGAATCTCCTGATCCGTGAAAACCGTTCCCTGCCTGCCTTTTTGGCAGGGGCCTTCCGTGTCGGCGATGATACGCCCCTTCTTTATACTGAGACTGTGCATTTCTCCGATAACCAGCCTTTTATCTATGAAGAACGCTACACCAGCCTTGATGCGGTTCCTGATTTTGAAGCTGCCGATCTTGAAAAGGTGACGGCAAACGAATGGCTCGTTCAGAATGCGCCTTATTCGGGTGGCGATGCGAGTTTCTTTGCCGTATCGGCCGATGCCAAGCTGGCTAGAGCTTTTGATATTCCCATCGGCGGCGCCTTGTTTGCAACCGAGCGCAATACATGGTTTGCGGAAAAACCGATCACCCATGTGCGGCTGGTTTATCATCCCGGCTACCGGATGCGCACCAGCTTCTAG